A part of Pararhodobacter sp. genomic DNA contains:
- a CDS encoding methyltransferase family protein — MISGFGWAALALLFGYLALFFWGSALAAQAAGRPVWLFSRATGRDRLAAMGFRLAFVLAFFGPLLWLAMPALHKVDPLWTEGGAVVLGLIGVFVAGLGAMVAFAAQMSMGSSWRVGVAGGETGDLVSNGLYRFSRNPTFVGQFALLAGVAMAVPAVPTVLAPILFLWSASTQVRSEEAALHDAIGSDYDRYAASVPRWIGINRKAAR; from the coding sequence ATGATCTCAGGTTTTGGCTGGGCCGCGTTGGCCCTTCTGTTCGGCTATCTGGCTCTGTTCTTCTGGGGTAGTGCGCTGGCGGCGCAAGCGGCGGGTCGGCCTGTCTGGCTGTTTTCGCGCGCCACGGGACGCGACCGTCTGGCTGCGATGGGCTTCCGTCTCGCCTTCGTACTTGCCTTTTTCGGGCCACTCCTCTGGCTCGCCATGCCTGCCCTGCACAAGGTCGATCCCCTCTGGACCGAGGGGGGTGCCGTGGTCCTCGGCCTGATCGGAGTATTTGTCGCCGGACTTGGCGCGATGGTCGCCTTTGCAGCACAGATGTCGATGGGATCGTCGTGGCGCGTCGGCGTGGCAGGCGGCGAGACCGGCGATCTGGTCTCGAACGGGCTCTACCGCTTTAGCCGCAACCCAACCTTTGTCGGTCAGTTTGCCCTGCTGGCAGGTGTTGCGATGGCGGTTCCGGCAGTCCCGACAGTCCTCGCGCCAATCCTGTTTCTCTGGTCGGCCAGCACGCAAGTCCGGTCGGAAGAGGCCGCCCTGCATGACGCAATCGGGTCTGACTATGACCGTTACGCCGCATCGGTCCCGCGCTGGATCGGCATAAACCGAAAGGCTGCACGATGA
- the lspA gene encoding signal peptidase II has protein sequence MTRAVLICLIAATVVADQLTKAAALSALSQGIAVPVFPGFNLTLGFNEGASFGMMGGVMAGKPLLMAALTGALTLAFAVMAFRAQHPLERIGYGLVVGGALGNIIDRLRQGAVTDFLDFYWRDWHWPTFNVADIAITLGAVLILAASLPLRRRKEPVLDQS, from the coding sequence ATGACCCGAGCGGTGCTGATCTGCCTGATCGCTGCCACAGTGGTGGCAGACCAATTGACCAAGGCAGCGGCCCTGTCTGCGCTGTCGCAGGGGATTGCGGTCCCGGTTTTTCCGGGCTTCAACCTCACCCTTGGCTTCAACGAGGGTGCGAGTTTTGGTATGATGGGTGGCGTCATGGCGGGCAAGCCGCTCCTGATGGCGGCGCTGACGGGCGCGCTGACGCTTGCCTTCGCCGTCATGGCTTTTCGGGCGCAGCACCCGCTGGAACGAATAGGTTATGGCCTGGTTGTGGGTGGGGCGCTTGGCAACATCATCGACCGCCTGCGACAGGGTGCCGTGACCGATTTTCTTGATTTCTATTGGCGCGACTGGCATTGGCCCACGTTCAACGTCGCCGATATTGCGATCACTCTGGGCGCGGTCTTGATCCTTGCCGCCTCTCTTCCCCTTCGACGCCGCAAGGAGCCTGTTCTTGACCAAAGCTGA
- a CDS encoding disulfide bond formation protein B: protein MTKADPQSLSRDDLSLIAAFLIALAATLGALFIGEVLGQMPCTLCWYQRIAMFPLVPILGLSLWRADGIARTYALPLALAGLALAAWHSGLYAGLLPAPIVPCTENGPSCTGEAQMILGLPIPYLSAVAFAAILVCLLLPKGHRP, encoded by the coding sequence TTGACCAAAGCTGACCCGCAGAGTTTGTCGCGCGACGATCTCTCACTGATCGCCGCCTTCCTGATTGCATTGGCGGCGACGCTTGGCGCGCTCTTTATCGGCGAAGTGTTGGGACAGATGCCCTGTACGCTCTGCTGGTATCAGCGCATCGCCATGTTCCCGCTCGTGCCAATCCTTGGTCTGTCGCTCTGGCGTGCAGACGGCATAGCGCGCACATACGCCTTGCCGTTGGCCTTGGCCGGGCTGGCGCTAGCGGCCTGGCATTCGGGCCTATACGCCGGCCTCTTGCCCGCGCCTATCGTGCCTTGCACTGAGAATGGCCCATCCTGCACCGGCGAGGCGCAGATGATCCTCGGCCTGCCCATCCCCTATCTTTCAGCGGTCGCCTTCGCGGCGATCCTTGTTTGTCTCCTCTTGCCGAAAGGGCACCGCCCATAA
- a CDS encoding DsbA family protein: MNRRNLLIGASAVGLAAFAAGTIILNRRREAEAEALAAATPTADQALLVREYSPSFGPADAPVTLVEFFDPSCEACRAYHPVVQEIRRQFPTQVRVVLRYTVFHEGSDEAVRILEAARMQDKFEPVLDALLEQQPGWAVHGSPEMDVAWEIAGAAGLDLEKAETDQFFPGITGILNQDAADVEALGIRQTPTFFLNGKRLENFSADSLIADVRFAVQNS; this comes from the coding sequence ATAAATCGCCGCAACCTCCTGATCGGAGCATCCGCAGTCGGGCTTGCCGCCTTTGCAGCTGGCACCATCATCCTGAACCGTCGCCGTGAAGCCGAGGCCGAGGCACTGGCAGCCGCCACGCCCACCGCAGATCAGGCGCTTTTGGTCCGAGAGTATTCCCCCAGCTTCGGTCCCGCCGATGCGCCCGTCACATTGGTCGAGTTCTTCGATCCCTCTTGCGAGGCCTGCCGCGCTTACCACCCGGTGGTGCAGGAAATCCGACGGCAGTTTCCGACGCAGGTCCGCGTTGTGCTGCGCTACACCGTCTTCCACGAAGGCTCGGACGAGGCCGTGCGCATCCTCGAGGCCGCGCGGATGCAGGACAAGTTCGAGCCGGTGCTGGACGCACTTCTCGAGCAGCAGCCCGGTTGGGCCGTTCACGGCTCGCCAGAGATGGATGTCGCTTGGGAAATCGCTGGTGCGGCAGGTCTCGATCTCGAGAAGGCAGAAACCGACCAGTTCTTCCCGGGGATCACCGGAATTCTGAACCAGGACGCGGCCGATGTCGAAGCCCTGGGCATCCGCCAGACACCGACGTTTTTCTTGAACGGAAAGCGGCTGGAAAACTTCAGCGCCGACAGCCTGATCGCCGATGTGCGGTTCGCGGTCCAGAATAGCTGA
- the mntR gene encoding manganese-binding transcriptional regulator MntR: MTEFDPAPHATSDDRPADLRAGAFQGVREARRNELAEDYVELIAELIHDQGEARPVDIAARLGVKVPTVSKTLDRLAREGLITRAKYRSVFLTDDGRSLAKECRRRHEIVLRFLISLGLDPVTAERDAEGIEHHVSERTLALFSAFASRS; this comes from the coding sequence ATGACAGAGTTTGATCCTGCACCCCACGCCACATCGGATGACCGGCCTGCGGACCTGCGCGCCGGAGCGTTTCAGGGCGTGCGCGAAGCCCGGCGCAATGAGCTGGCCGAGGATTACGTCGAACTGATTGCGGAGTTGATCCACGACCAAGGTGAGGCGCGGCCCGTGGACATCGCCGCGCGGCTTGGCGTGAAAGTGCCGACGGTGAGCAAGACGCTCGACCGCCTGGCGCGGGAGGGGCTGATCACGCGCGCGAAGTATCGGTCGGTCTTTCTGACAGATGACGGGCGTTCGCTGGCAAAGGAATGCCGGCGGCGGCACGAGATCGTGCTGCGCTTTCTCATCAGTCTAGGTCTCGACCCCGTAACGGCGGAGCGCGATGCCGAGGGCATCGAGCATCACGTCAGCGAGCGGACGCTGGCCCTGTTTTCGGCCTTCGCTAGCCGGTCCTGA